The proteins below are encoded in one region of Triticum aestivum cultivar Chinese Spring chromosome 1B, IWGSC CS RefSeq v2.1, whole genome shotgun sequence:
- the LOC123145530 gene encoding trihelix transcription factor ASIL2 codes for MELREMAAAAAAAAASAGGGGGGGGGGGGGGGGGGRLPPPNPNLPYREDCWSEGETAALVGAWGSRYVDLNRGNLRQKQWQEVAGAVNSRRGAAARRRPPRTDVQCKNRVDTLKKKYKAERARGGPSAWNFYGELDRLVGPTLSAAAATKKHPSLAPPAPHFALPLHPSAARRHPSPSSSPSPPPPMALPLPNYRRGVPLPAAAFIQQAAAAAAAISDSDNSSDLGDNNSNNSQRSPSRSVSSHSGGNNKRRRRSESGSGGDGGVGELARAIEAFAEMYERVESAKQKQSLEMERERINFMKQLEVKRMENFVDAHVKLARMKHAKKNGGSAANGIGVELASSVAALPFLSNPAYL; via the coding sequence ATGGAGCTGAGGGagatggccgcggcggcggcggcggcggctgcgtcggcgggaggaggaggagggggaggcggaggcggaggtgggggagggggagggggcggcaggCTGCCGCCGCCCAACCCCAACCTGCCCTACCGCGAGGACTGCTGGAGCGAGGGCGAGACGGCGGCGCTCGTCGGCGCCTGGGGCAGCCGCTACGTCGACCTCAACCGCGGCAACCTGCGCCAGAAGCAGTGGCAGGAGGTCGCCGGCGCCGTCAACTCGCGCCGCggggccgccgcgcgccgccgcccgccgcgcaccGACGTCCAGTGCAAGAACCGCGTCGACACGCTCAAGAAGAAGTACAAGGCCGAGCGCGCCCGCGGCGGGCCCTCCGCCTGGAACTTCTACGGCGAGCTCGACCGCCTCGTCGGCCCcaccctctccgccgccgccgccaccaagaagCACCCCTCCTTGGCGCCGCCGGCCCCTCACTTCGCCCTGCCCCTCCACCCTTCCGCCGCCAGGAGGCACCCGTCGCCCTCGTCTTCGCCGTCCCCGCCTCCGCCCATGGCTCTGCCGCTGCCCAACTACCGCCGCGGGGTGCCGCTCCCTGCCGCCGCGTTTATccagcaggccgccgccgccgctgccgcgatTTCTGATTCAGACAATTCCAGTGATCTCGGTgacaacaacagcaacaactcgCAGCGGTCACCGTCCCGCTCCGTTTCATCGCACTCCGGTGGTAATAAcaagcgccgccgccgcagcgAAAGCGGCAGTGGTGGCGATGGTGGTGTCGGCGAGCTGGCAAGGGCGATTGAGGCATTTGCAGAGATGTACGAGCGCGTCGAGAGTGCCAAGCAGAAGCAGTCCCTGGAGATGGAGCGAGAGCGGATCAACTTCATGAAGCAGCTGGAGGTGAAGCGCATGGAGAACTTCGTCGATGCACATGTGAAGCTCGCAAGAATGAAGCATGCCAAGAAGAATGGAGGTTCTGCAGCCAATGGCATTGGAGTGGAGTTGGCTTCCTCCGTGGCTGCGCTGCCTTTCCTCTCCAACCCTGCATACCTCTGA
- the LOC123081624 gene encoding serine/threonine-protein phosphatase 7 long form homolog, with protein sequence MGGFVWCLQVWMWERMPVGRPEKNKTPPEGWVTHDGRYGEDPWRFPTVTYCWEMANVYTGSSVARYKCYINELDMLTHKQVDWEPYDADYAFRLNEMCTRDTNIWRARCPLICFYAVEWHYPDRVARQFGRRQGTPRDESFETSQFLHRISRKNNPETSTWAIKHSEWISLWNQRVALVEKERRQHSDSVYKEHLKWLARRYRLKLKPGWNRLELEELDRESGYMDFNVQTRDNEGTQLDYAQLHDRVVCSTQLEPTSSSFKCTSKIIFVIFILPGMELLHCVNEAGVALGEDEGSGSPEPPLPPPA encoded by the exons ATGGGTGGCTTTGTTTGGTGCCTTCAGGTTTGGATGTGGGAGCGGATGCCCGTTGGACGCCCCGAGAAAAACAAGACACCTCCTGAAGGGTGGGTCACACATGACGGGAGGTATGGAGAAGATCCTTGGCGGTTTCCGACCGTCACCTACTGTTGGGAGATGGCGAATGTGTACACAGGCAGCTCGGTTGCGCGATACAAATGCTACATCAACGAGCTGGATATGTTGACTCATAAGCAG GTCGATTGGGAACCATATGATGCCGATTATGCTTTCCGGCTGAATGAGATGTGCACACGTGACACGAATATTTGGCGGGCGAGATGCCCACTGATATGCTTCTATGCTGTCGAGTGGCACTACCCAGACCGTGTCGCAAGACAATTTGGGAGAAGGCAAGGGACACCAAGGGATGAGAGTTTCGAGACAAGCCAATTTCTGCATCG AATTAGTCGAAAGAATAACCCGGAAACTTCGACTTGGGCCATCAAGCACTCCGAGTGGATAAGTCTGTGGAATCAAAGAGTGGCCCTAGTGGAGAAGGAAAGAAGACAACATAGTGATTCAGTATACAAAGAGCATCTGAAGTGGCTTGCGAGACGTTACCGATTGAAGCTAAAGCCCGGTTGGAACCGTTTGGAATTGGAAGAGTTGGATCGTGAGAGCGGGTATATGGACTTCAATGTACAAACGAGAGACAACGAAGGGACACAACTTGACTATGCACAACTACACGACCGAGTGGTATGCTCCACACAATTAGAACCTACTTCGAGTTCATTTAAATGTACTTCAAAGATAATTTTCGTGATCTTCATTTTGCCGGGCATGGAGTTATTGCATTGTGTTAACGAGGCTGGTGTAGCACTTGGTGAAGATGAGGGAAGTGGATCACCGGAACCCCCTCTGCCACCACCTGCTTGA
- the LOC123145540 gene encoding ubiquitin-conjugating enzyme E2 36 yields MRYFNVMVLGPAQSPYEGGVFKLELFLPEEYPMAAPKVRFLTKIYHPNIDKLGRICLDILKDKWSPALQIRTVLLSIQALLSAPNPDDPLSENVAKHWKSNEAEAVETAKEWTRMYASGA; encoded by the exons ATGCGCTACTTCAATGTCATGGTCCTTGGCCCCGCGCAGTCGCCCTACGAAG GTGGAGTCTTCAAGCTTGAACTTTTCTTACCCGAGGAATATCCGATGGCTGCTCCTAAA GTTAGGTTTCTCACAAAAATATACCATCCCAACATTGACAAG CTTGGTAGAATATGCCTCGACATCCTAAAGGACAAGTGGAGTCCAGCTCTTCAGATACGCACTGTTCTTTTGAG CATTCAGGCACTGCTGAGCGCCCCAAACCCAGATGATCCTCTCTCAGAAAACGTCGCAAAACACTGGAAATCCAATGAAGCTGAAGCTGTTGAGACAG CGAAGGAATGGACTCGTATGTATGCCAGTGGCGCATGA